From Nicotiana tabacum cultivar K326 chromosome 20, ASM71507v2, whole genome shotgun sequence, one genomic window encodes:
- the LOC142174614 gene encoding uncharacterized protein LOC142174614 codes for MKAQALAYHLAENPVDEEYQTLSTYFLDEEVNTIEVVPEDAHAWKMFFDGAVNGKGVGIGAILISPTAQHYPATARLRYIPRCHNELADALATLASMLPYPGNAYIDPLEIQIRERHGYCNAIEARPNVQPWYHDIKRFLKTQEYPEHATGYQKRAIRRHASGFFMSGEVLYKKTPDLNLLRCVDAEEARRIMQEVHAGVCRPHMNGYVLAKKILRAGYYWITMEKDCFNFVWKCHQFQVHGDLIHAPPIELHPMSAPWPFVAWGIDVIGPIELKASNGHKFILVAIDYFTKWVEAITLKTFTKKVVVDFVHSNLICHFGIPVTIITDNVANLNSRLMEEILRKTIQSSRQWHEQLPFALLGYRTTVCTSVGATPYLLVYGTEAVIPAEMEIPSLRTIVEAEIEDSKNLIGTVDFDL; via the exons atgaaagcccaggcgttggcATATCATTTGGCTGAAAACCCGGTTGACGAAGAATACCAAACGTTGAGCACATACTTTctagatgaagaggtaaacacaaTAGAAGTAGTCCCTGAGGACGctcatgcttggaaaatgttcttcgatggggcAGTGAACGgcaaaggtgtagggattggggcaattttgatctcacctacTGCTCAGCATTATCCGGCTACAGCTAGGCTCCg GTACATCCCTCGGTGCCACAATGAGCTAgctgatgcacttgctactttagcctcgatgtTGCCTTATCCAGGAAATGCCTacatcgatcccttggaaatccaaatcagggaaaggcaTGGTTACTGTAATGCGATTGAAGCAAGGCCAAACGtccagccatggtaccatgatattaAGAGGTTTTTGAAAACACAAGAgtaccccgaacatgctactggatATCAAAAGAGGGCCATTAGGCGGCATGCGAGTGGTTTCTTTATGAGTGGTGAGGTCTTGTATAAAAAAACCCCGGATCTCAATTTATTGAGATGTGTTGACGCTGAGGAAGCTAGAAGAATCATGCAGGAAGTGCACGCAGGAGTGTGTAGACCtcatatgaacgggtatgtcCTGGCAAAGAAAATACTTCGAGCTGGGTATTATTGGATAACTATGGAAAAAGATTGCTTCAACTTTGTCTGGAAATGTCATCAGTTTCAGGtgcacggagatctgattcatgcacctccaaTAGAATTACAtcccatgtcagcaccttggccttTTGTCGCCTGGGGTATCgatgtcattggtccgatcgagctgaaagcttcaaatgggcacaaatTCATATTGGTTgctattgattacttcacaaagtgggtagAAGCCATCACTCTCAAAACATTCACTAAGAAagttgtagtggattttgtacactcgaACCTTATTTGTCATTTCGGCATTCCTGTAACTATTATCACAGACAATGTGGCGAACCTGAATAGTCGTTTGATGGAGGAa attttgagaaagacaATCCAGAGTTccagacagtggcatgaacagttaccttTTGCCTtactgggatatcgcactacagtgTGCACATCGGTAGGAGCAACCCCGTATTTGCTGGTTTATGgaaccgaggctgtgataccggcAGAGATGGAAATTCCTTCGCTCCGGACAATTGTTGAAGCAGAGATCGAAGATAGTAAAAACTTGATTGGAACAGTTGACTTTGATTTATGA
- the LOC142174615 gene encoding uncharacterized protein LOC142174615 — MVDGGSGVDICPLSTLQRMEIGTGKIRPNNICVRAFDGIKRDTVGEIDLVLTIGPVDFEVTFQVLDMDTSYNFLLGRPWIYVAGAVPSTLHQMVKFEYEDQEIVVHGED; from the coding sequence ATGGTGGATGGGGGTtcgggtgttgacatttgtccacTCTCTACACTGCAGAGAATGGAAATCGGGACTGGAAAGATTCGTCCCAATAACATCTGTGTAAGAGCTTTTGATGGCATTAAGAGGGATACCGTCGGAGAGATAGATCTGGTGTTAACCATAGGCCCGGTGGATTTCGAGGTGAccttccaagtgttggacatggaTACATCTTACAACTTTCTtctaggaaggccttggatctATGTCGCGGGGGCTGTACCTTCCACCCTTCACCAAATGGTAAAGTTCGAGTATGAAGATCAGGAAATTGTAGTCCACGGAGAAGACTAg